CACATCAGCGCCCTTGCGCCATTGGTCGACCAACTGTGCAACCACTCCAAGGGGCCCTGCTGGTCAACGTCGATCGGTATGACGGCATCGCCGGTGGCGTATTCAAGCCCGGCGCACCGCCTGGTGAAACACGCCGATGACCTGCTCTTCATTGAAGACCGGCACAATCAGCGACAGCTTCATGCCCCACCTGTGCGAAAGATCAGGTACTTGGATAGCAGAAATCCAACAATCAGGCTGATCAGCGAAAACGCCACGACTGTAAGCAGCCCGGGCAGTTGCCAGCGATCCCCCATCGCACCTACCAGCAGGCTCAAGCCGCCCATGCACAGCATAAACAGCAGGTAGCGGCCCAACGTCGCGCGCATGTCGAAGGTGTAAAGCGCGTTGGCATAAAAAGAAAAGGAAGCGGCCAGGCAGAAAGCCAGGAAGTTGCTGCACGCCTGACTAAGATCGAGGGCAGCCCTGAGCACGAAAAAGACCTGCCAATGAATCACGGTATTGGCAATGCCAATCACCGTGTAGCTGGAAAAGCCCATCCATAACTTACTCATTCGGCAT
The Pseudomonas hygromyciniae genome window above contains:
- a CDS encoding GtrA family protein; translation: MSKLWMGFSSYTVIGIANTVIHWQVFFVLRAALDLSQACSNFLAFCLAASFSFYANALYTFDMRATLGRYLLFMLCMGGLSLLVGAMGDRWQLPGLLTVVAFSLISLIVGFLLSKYLIFRTGGA